One genomic segment of Catalinimonas alkaloidigena includes these proteins:
- a CDS encoding HEAT repeat domain-containing protein: MKILIHIKLSSLFLVCLLLTKCQEATVDRRIKALAPEKTAQMSKDIEASVNPELAEGITLNIWGVDSLVADPIAIDINDQGHLYYTRTTRRKSTELDIRAHPSWETASIKMQSVEDRREFLRNTLSAENSDQHEWLDDLNGDGLNDWRDMTVESEQIYRLEDVNGDGVADLSQLVVEGFRDELTDIAGAVLTHNDDLYVGVAPDMWKIKDSDGDGVADEKTSIAQGFGVHIGFGGHNLSGLEMGPDGRIYWGIGDIGFNGVGPDGKEWKYPNRGVIVRANPDGSDFEVFAMGLRNTHEFVFDEYGNLISVDNDGDHPGESERLVYIVNGSDTGWRINWQFGKYRDPDNNEYKVWMDEELYKPRFEGQAAYITPCIQNYVNGPTGMLYNPGTALSSKWKNTFFVAEFAGTPTRSGIHAFKLQAEGATFKLGNTEKILGNVLATGLDFGPDGSMYVADWIDGWNTKDYGRVWKLDAPGGDNWEERKQTAEILPQDFSQFPLGQLSQLLKNPDQRVRQKAQFELARRGEQGAATFEENIAQTDNQLARVHAIWGLAQIARMQDLSFAQPLVPLLQDKDPEIRAQAARWLGDIRYQEAGDELIALLDDDFARARFFAAEALGRIAYTEAVQPLISLLEANADEDAYIRHAASLALARINNVEAIVELHDYPSRAVRMGAVLALRRMGDAGITNFLEDEDELIVTEAARAINDDFSIEAALPALGDVLQKDRFTHEALIRRAINANLRVGTDEAMQNLIDYALSASAPAEMRAEAIATLSTWARPSVLDRVTGRYRGEMQRDASELKMKAGDALISLTANQKNSIRLSATQAIGKLKVETGTTRLMAVLQNDADPEVRVAALRALANMNTEQMDQAIEEALTDNEKMVRIAGLDLMKQMDISNNLKVVLLSEVIDKRTVEEKQAALLTLGSLPVSETQATFEQLLKQLENGNLHPGVQLELAEAIDSTHSAGLQTRLNDIQASMSPDELLASYQGALYGGDPEQGQKLLYRHPTAQCMKCHAIEDYGSNVAPKLDGIGSKLSREQILEAIINPSARISPGYGSITLEMQNGNTLSGIYQGETDESITLKIGNRPDTVIVKEQVINRNFAPSSMPDMKNFLTKKEIRNLVAFLSAQIKENI; this comes from the coding sequence ATGAAAATTCTTATTCATATTAAGCTCAGCAGTCTGTTTCTGGTATGCCTGCTTCTAACCAAATGTCAGGAGGCAACTGTAGACAGAAGGATCAAAGCGCTGGCACCCGAAAAAACCGCCCAGATGTCAAAAGATATTGAGGCCAGCGTTAATCCTGAGCTTGCTGAAGGTATTACTTTAAACATTTGGGGTGTTGACTCACTCGTTGCCGATCCCATAGCGATTGATATCAATGATCAGGGGCATCTATACTATACAAGAACCACCCGTCGCAAAAGTACAGAGCTGGATATTCGGGCCCACCCTAGCTGGGAGACAGCTTCAATTAAAATGCAATCGGTTGAAGACCGAAGAGAATTTTTGCGCAATACGCTTTCAGCTGAAAATAGCGACCAACATGAATGGCTTGATGATCTGAACGGCGATGGTTTAAATGACTGGCGGGACATGACAGTAGAAAGTGAGCAGATATATCGTCTTGAGGATGTCAATGGAGATGGCGTGGCAGACCTTTCACAATTAGTGGTGGAAGGATTTAGAGATGAACTCACAGACATAGCCGGAGCGGTATTGACCCATAACGATGACCTTTATGTTGGGGTTGCTCCTGATATGTGGAAAATTAAAGATAGTGATGGAGATGGTGTTGCCGATGAAAAAACTTCTATTGCGCAGGGATTTGGGGTACATATAGGATTTGGTGGCCATAATCTTTCCGGCCTGGAAATGGGCCCTGATGGAAGGATTTACTGGGGTATCGGTGATATCGGATTTAATGGAGTGGGTCCTGACGGCAAAGAATGGAAGTATCCTAACCGGGGCGTGATTGTGAGAGCCAATCCTGATGGCTCTGACTTTGAAGTCTTTGCCATGGGCTTGCGCAATACCCATGAATTTGTATTTGATGAATATGGTAATCTTATTAGTGTAGATAATGATGGTGACCATCCGGGTGAAAGCGAAAGACTGGTTTACATTGTGAACGGTTCAGATACCGGATGGCGCATTAACTGGCAGTTTGGTAAATATCGTGATCCGGATAATAATGAATACAAAGTCTGGATGGATGAGGAATTATATAAACCTCGTTTTGAAGGTCAGGCAGCCTACATCACCCCTTGTATTCAAAACTATGTCAACGGCCCTACCGGCATGCTATACAATCCTGGTACAGCATTAAGCTCCAAATGGAAAAACACTTTTTTTGTAGCAGAATTTGCCGGCACTCCTACTAGATCGGGCATTCATGCTTTCAAATTGCAAGCCGAAGGAGCCACATTTAAGTTAGGCAATACTGAAAAGATTCTGGGCAATGTGCTGGCTACCGGGCTGGACTTCGGTCCTGATGGCAGCATGTATGTGGCCGACTGGATTGACGGCTGGAATACCAAAGACTATGGCAGAGTCTGGAAGCTGGATGCTCCCGGGGGTGACAACTGGGAGGAGCGTAAACAAACCGCTGAGATCCTCCCTCAGGACTTTTCCCAGTTTCCTCTGGGTCAACTCAGCCAGCTCCTGAAAAACCCTGACCAGCGTGTTCGCCAGAAAGCCCAGTTTGAGCTGGCCAGGCGGGGTGAGCAGGGCGCTGCCACCTTTGAGGAAAACATCGCTCAAACCGATAACCAACTCGCCCGCGTGCATGCCATCTGGGGGCTGGCACAAATCGCGCGCATGCAGGACCTCAGCTTTGCGCAACCCCTTGTTCCGCTGCTGCAGGACAAGGACCCCGAGATCAGAGCTCAGGCCGCCCGCTGGCTGGGGGATATCCGTTACCAGGAAGCCGGGGATGAGCTTATCGCTCTGCTGGATGATGATTTTGCCCGTGCCCGTTTCTTCGCTGCCGAAGCCCTGGGAAGAATCGCCTACACTGAGGCGGTACAGCCGCTGATCAGCTTGCTGGAAGCCAATGCCGATGAAGATGCCTACATCCGCCATGCCGCCAGTTTAGCACTCGCCAGAATCAATAATGTAGAAGCAATCGTTGAGCTACATGATTACCCTTCCCGTGCTGTCAGAATGGGCGCTGTGCTGGCACTCAGAAGAATGGGTGATGCGGGGATCACCAACTTCTTAGAGGATGAAGATGAACTCATCGTCACCGAAGCGGCCCGCGCTATCAATGATGACTTTTCTATTGAAGCAGCCCTGCCCGCATTGGGCGATGTGCTGCAAAAAGATAGGTTTACCCATGAGGCGCTGATCAGAAGAGCCATCAACGCCAACCTCAGGGTAGGTACTGATGAGGCCATGCAGAACCTGATTGACTATGCTTTGAGCGCCTCTGCCCCTGCTGAGATGAGGGCAGAAGCCATAGCCACCCTGAGTACCTGGGCCAGGCCCTCGGTGCTGGACAGGGTGACTGGCCGATACAGAGGAGAGATGCAAAGAGATGCTTCTGAGCTAAAAATGAAAGCCGGGGATGCCCTGATCAGTCTGACAGCAAATCAGAAAAACTCTATCCGATTAAGTGCTACCCAGGCCATAGGTAAGCTCAAGGTTGAAACAGGGACTACCCGCCTGATGGCAGTCCTGCAAAATGATGCTGACCCTGAGGTCAGAGTAGCAGCCCTCAGGGCGCTGGCCAACATGAACACTGAGCAGATGGATCAGGCCATAGAAGAGGCCCTTACCGACAATGAAAAAATGGTCAGAATTGCAGGCCTGGACCTGATGAAGCAGATGGACATTTCGAATAATTTAAAAGTAGTATTGCTTTCCGAAGTCATTGATAAAAGGACAGTGGAAGAAAAACAGGCCGCGCTTTTAACTTTAGGAAGCTTACCTGTAAGTGAAACCCAGGCTACTTTTGAGCAATTACTTAAACAATTAGAAAATGGAAACTTACACCCGGGAGTACAATTAGAATTGGCGGAAGCCATAGACAGTACTCATTCAGCGGGCTTACAAACCCGCTTAAATGACATACAGGCATCAATGTCTCCTGACGAGCTTTTGGCTTCCTATCAGGGTGCCCTATACGGTGGTGATCCCGAGCAGGGACAGAAGTTGCTATACAGACATCCTACAGCCCAATGCATGAAATGCCATGCGATTGAAGATTATGGGAGCAACGTTGCCCCTAAATTAGACGGGATTGGAAGTAAATTAAGCAGGGAGCAGATATTGGAAGCAATTATAAATCCTAGTGCGCGAATCTCTCCTGGTTATGGTTCAATCACCTTAGAAATGCAAAACGGCAATACGTTGAGCGGTATATATCAGGGAGAAACTGATGAAAGCATAACACTCAAAATCGGTAACAGACCTGATACGGTAATAGTAAAAGAACAAGTGATCAACCGTAATTTTGCTCCTTCCAGTATGCCTGATATGAAGAATTTTTTAACAAAAAAAGAAATCAGAAATCTGGTCGCTTTTCTCTCTGCTCAGATCAAAGAAAATATTTGA
- a CDS encoding hydantoinase B/oxoprolinase family protein, with product MNGKEKKWKIWVDTGGTFTDCIATDPEDHVKRIKVLSTSALRGRISEKTEANTIRVTVHWPVSKDIFHRYQFRVLGEDHPTLFIDSFDFKNQHLKLSNTLELEQLEGRDFEIFSQDEAPILAARLATETPLTQTLPPMEMRLGSTRGTNALLEHKGAKTALLITQGFADLLAIDTQQRPDIFMLNVIKPKPYYHEVIEVKERIDAKGNVLTTLSQTDIDDVILKLKKGKSETVAVAFMHSYLNNTHETMLAKALNEAGFNYVSLSSDLAPSIKILPRAKTALINAYLSPLVGDYLKSVKSKLDSSSLKVMTSAGGLVSSELYHPKDSLLSGPAGGVVGASHFCKQAGKTEPDIQRILAFDMGGTSTDVSRYDGEFDYRYETSVGDINLYSPALAIETVAAGGGSCCTFDGHKLSVGPESAGARPGPACYGFGGPLTITDVNLLLGRINEDRFGIPISKDKAKEALHALKQQMVNHRSDTYSDEDILLGLLTIANEKMTDAIRKVSVRKGYNPQDHALLACGGAGGQHACNISQILGIKKVIVPYEAGLLSAYGMGQAAIERFVSKQILLPLDAISDLNNICTTQKREALDLLQSEGYNFHETEIRFVKLYLRFEGQESKLEIDYKDNINVSEAFREKYTKLFGHWLNDQIIELESIKVVASTTSLKEESTAEFIDKYTPDTNTFQQSWVVDQWKEIPVYYWESLHEGATINGPALLVSDNCTLSVDQGWSLFIDQENTAILNHQPSEKNHTSDQPEEVQLELFTNRFGAIAEEMGALLERTSFSVNVKERLDFSCALLDSDGELIVNAPHIPVHLGSMGICVRSVRDTLKLEEGDVAITNHPRYGGSHLPDITLISPVFYDHKLVGYVANRAHHAELGGKRPGSMPPDAKSLAEEGVVISPTYLVRKGEVKWEEIRKILSFARYPSRALEENIADLNGALASVKFGVEGLSKLCHEYGLEKIQYFMNAIKEYAHSCLLSSLKNIEAGFFDAIEFLDDGTPIQVSLHIKDSKVNIDFAGSGPVHPANLNATSAIITSAVIYVLRLLIRQSIPLNEGLMQSVNLQIPPNSFLNPNFNDDPFQCPAVVGGNTETSQRVVDTLLKALGIVACSQGTMNNLLFGNDQFGYYETIGGGTGAGKGFHGTDGVHQHMTNTRITDPEIFEFRYPVRLETFGIRKLSGGNGKWKGGNGIIRQMTFLEAVSLTILSQHRIQAPYGIRGGKNGYIGKQYVTRTDGKIEQLKGIDQTEIFVGDRITIETPGGGGYEPR from the coding sequence ATGAATGGCAAAGAAAAAAAATGGAAAATCTGGGTTGATACAGGAGGCACCTTCACCGATTGTATCGCTACTGATCCTGAAGATCATGTAAAAAGAATTAAAGTTCTCAGCACCAGTGCTTTAAGAGGAAGAATCTCAGAGAAAACTGAAGCAAATACTATCAGAGTGACTGTACACTGGCCAGTATCCAAAGATATCTTTCATAGATATCAATTTCGTGTACTTGGAGAAGATCATCCCACCCTGTTTATAGATTCTTTTGATTTTAAAAACCAACACTTAAAGCTAAGTAATACATTAGAACTTGAGCAGCTTGAAGGTAGAGATTTTGAGATCTTTTCTCAGGATGAAGCGCCAATACTTGCTGCAAGGCTAGCTACTGAAACACCCCTGACACAGACACTTCCACCCATGGAAATGCGACTCGGGTCTACCAGGGGTACCAATGCTTTGTTAGAACATAAAGGAGCTAAAACAGCACTACTCATCACCCAGGGTTTTGCTGACCTTCTTGCCATTGATACTCAACAACGCCCTGATATTTTTATGCTTAATGTAATTAAACCCAAGCCTTACTACCATGAGGTAATTGAAGTTAAAGAAAGGATTGATGCTAAAGGAAATGTACTGACAACACTTTCACAGACTGATATTGATGACGTTATTCTAAAACTGAAAAAAGGTAAATCTGAAACTGTTGCCGTTGCATTTATGCACAGTTATCTCAATAATACTCATGAAACTATGCTGGCGAAAGCTCTGAATGAAGCTGGCTTTAACTATGTTTCTCTTTCTTCTGACTTAGCGCCATCCATCAAAATTCTCCCCCGGGCCAAGACCGCTTTAATAAATGCATACCTATCTCCACTGGTCGGTGACTACCTGAAGTCTGTGAAAAGTAAGCTGGACAGTAGTTCACTGAAAGTGATGACCAGTGCCGGGGGCTTGGTGAGTTCGGAGCTTTATCATCCTAAAGATAGTTTGTTAAGTGGGCCAGCAGGTGGTGTAGTGGGTGCATCTCATTTCTGCAAGCAGGCGGGAAAGACAGAGCCTGATATACAAAGAATACTTGCATTTGACATGGGGGGGACCAGCACCGATGTATCCCGTTATGATGGAGAATTTGATTATCGCTACGAAACTTCAGTAGGAGATATCAATCTATATAGCCCAGCCCTTGCCATTGAAACCGTTGCGGCCGGAGGTGGCTCATGTTGCACATTTGATGGTCACAAGTTAAGTGTAGGACCTGAAAGTGCAGGCGCTCGTCCCGGACCTGCCTGTTACGGTTTTGGAGGTCCCCTGACGATTACCGATGTTAATTTATTATTGGGAAGAATAAACGAAGACCGCTTTGGAATTCCTATCAGCAAAGATAAAGCGAAAGAAGCCTTACATGCTTTGAAGCAGCAAATGGTAAATCATAGAAGTGATACCTACAGTGATGAGGATATACTTCTCGGTTTACTGACTATCGCAAATGAAAAAATGACTGATGCTATTCGCAAGGTTTCCGTTCGCAAAGGATATAATCCACAGGATCATGCCTTACTGGCTTGTGGTGGAGCAGGTGGTCAACATGCTTGTAACATCTCACAAATATTAGGCATAAAAAAAGTAATAGTTCCTTACGAAGCGGGGTTATTAAGTGCTTACGGTATGGGACAGGCAGCGATAGAACGTTTTGTCAGTAAACAAATTCTTCTTCCTCTTGATGCGATATCTGATCTAAACAACATTTGTACTACGCAGAAACGTGAAGCACTTGATTTACTACAATCCGAAGGCTATAATTTCCATGAGACAGAAATACGTTTCGTCAAATTATATTTACGCTTTGAAGGCCAGGAAAGCAAGCTGGAAATAGATTATAAGGATAACATAAATGTATCTGAGGCTTTTCGGGAAAAATATACCAAGTTATTTGGGCATTGGCTGAATGATCAGATTATTGAACTTGAATCCATCAAAGTGGTAGCTTCTACTACATCTTTGAAAGAAGAGTCAACTGCTGAGTTCATAGATAAATATACACCTGATACTAATACTTTTCAGCAAAGTTGGGTGGTTGATCAATGGAAAGAAATTCCTGTTTATTATTGGGAGTCTCTACATGAGGGGGCAACAATAAATGGCCCTGCTCTACTGGTCAGTGATAATTGCACCCTGAGCGTTGATCAGGGTTGGTCATTATTTATTGATCAGGAAAATACTGCCATTCTGAACCATCAGCCTTCTGAAAAAAACCATACATCCGATCAGCCGGAGGAAGTTCAGCTAGAACTTTTTACCAATCGCTTTGGAGCTATCGCTGAAGAGATGGGTGCCTTGCTGGAAAGAACTTCATTTTCTGTAAACGTAAAGGAAAGGCTAGATTTTTCATGCGCTCTTTTAGATTCGGATGGTGAATTGATCGTCAATGCCCCACATATTCCTGTGCACCTGGGAAGTATGGGAATCTGCGTTCGCAGTGTAAGGGATACTTTGAAACTTGAAGAAGGCGATGTTGCCATTACGAATCACCCACGCTATGGAGGCTCTCATCTTCCAGACATCACCTTGATCAGTCCTGTCTTTTATGATCATAAACTGGTAGGCTATGTGGCCAACCGGGCACATCATGCAGAATTAGGAGGTAAAAGACCCGGCTCTATGCCTCCCGATGCCAAATCTCTGGCTGAAGAAGGTGTTGTAATTTCTCCTACCTATCTTGTCCGAAAAGGTGAAGTAAAATGGGAGGAAATACGAAAAATATTATCTTTTGCACGCTACCCTAGCAGAGCGTTAGAAGAAAATATTGCAGACCTCAATGGTGCCTTGGCATCTGTTAAATTTGGGGTTGAGGGACTTTCAAAACTCTGTCATGAATATGGTTTAGAAAAGATTCAATATTTTATGAATGCAATTAAAGAATACGCGCATTCTTGTTTACTAAGTAGTCTTAAAAATATTGAAGCAGGTTTTTTTGATGCCATAGAATTTCTGGATGATGGCACTCCTATTCAGGTGAGCCTTCATATCAAAGACAGCAAGGTAAATATTGACTTTGCCGGAAGTGGCCCAGTCCATCCTGCTAACCTAAATGCTACTTCAGCGATTATTACCAGTGCTGTTATCTATGTACTTCGTTTACTTATCAGGCAATCCATCCCCCTGAATGAAGGTCTGATGCAATCTGTAAATTTACAAATACCACCAAACTCATTTCTGAACCCCAACTTTAATGATGATCCTTTCCAATGTCCGGCTGTGGTAGGTGGCAATACTGAGACGAGTCAGCGTGTGGTTGATACATTACTAAAAGCATTGGGAATCGTGGCATGTAGTCAGGGCACTATGAACAACCTTTTGTTTGGCAATGATCAGTTCGGCTATTATGAGACGATCGGTGGGGGTACCGGTGCTGGTAAAGGTTTTCATGGTACTGATGGTGTTCATCAGCACATGACCAACACCAGAATTACTGATCCTGAAATATTTGAATTTCGTTACCCGGTGAGGTTAGAAACATTTGGTATCAGAAAACTTTCAGGAGGTAACGGAAAGTGGAAAGGTGGGAACGGAATTATCCGGCAGATGACCTTTTTGGAAGCGGTATCTTTGACAATCCTCTCTCAACACCGTATTCAGGCACCTTATGGTATCAGAGGAGGTAAAAATGGATATATTGGCAAGCAATATGTTACTCGTACAGACGGCAAAATTGAGCAACTTAAGGGTATTGATCAGACAGAAATCTTTGTTGGTGACCGGATTACTATTGAAACTCCGGGAGGCGGTGGCTATGAACCAAGGTAG
- a CDS encoding Y-family DNA polymerase: MFALVDCNHFYVSCERVFKPHLNHKAVVVLSNNDGCIIAISPEAKALGIKMGAPVFEVKHLLNKHRVTVYSSNYPLYGDMSRRVMQTLREIVPDIEVYSIDEAFLQLSGNSLQYRSWEQLGNYLRNTVYQWTGIPTCVGIAPTKTLAKIANRIAKKSGLRICILENDAQLEQALASTSVEDIWGVGRQYAAFLYQSGIKNALQFSRLDESWVKKHMSVVGLRLHHELRGISCLSLETISGTENKKMIGSSRSFVKPITKLSDLKEAVATYCSRVGEKLRVQHSCASMVTVYIRTNRFNSKAEQYANALALHLPVPTDSTPELISYAFKALEKIYRDGLNYKKAGVLVQGLVPSYRCQQHLFDEVNRTKHHKAMLVMDKINRKYGRFKLRSASMGFKSCGETNQGRLSKKYTSNWSDILEVYA; this comes from the coding sequence ATGTTTGCTCTTGTAGATTGTAACCATTTTTATGTTTCATGTGAACGTGTTTTCAAACCTCACCTTAATCACAAGGCAGTAGTTGTATTGTCCAACAATGATGGTTGCATTATCGCCATTTCTCCTGAAGCCAAAGCTTTAGGAATCAAAATGGGGGCTCCGGTATTTGAGGTAAAACACCTTCTAAACAAACATCGTGTCACCGTTTATTCCTCTAATTACCCTCTGTACGGAGACATGTCCAGAAGGGTGATGCAAACACTTCGTGAGATTGTGCCTGATATTGAAGTGTATTCAATTGATGAGGCTTTTTTACAGCTGAGTGGTAATAGCTTACAATATCGTAGTTGGGAGCAGTTGGGAAATTACCTCAGGAACACCGTTTACCAATGGACAGGCATACCTACTTGTGTAGGAATTGCACCTACCAAAACATTGGCGAAAATTGCGAACCGAATTGCAAAAAAAAGCGGCTTGCGAATTTGTATCCTTGAAAATGATGCACAACTTGAACAGGCATTGGCGTCGACATCCGTGGAAGATATTTGGGGCGTTGGTAGGCAATATGCAGCCTTTCTTTATCAATCCGGAATCAAGAATGCTCTTCAATTTAGTAGACTGGATGAAAGCTGGGTAAAAAAACATATGAGCGTAGTGGGACTTAGGCTACACCATGAACTCAGAGGAATCAGTTGTCTGTCTCTTGAAACAATTAGTGGCACTGAAAATAAGAAAATGATCGGTTCTTCTCGCTCTTTTGTCAAGCCGATTACTAAGTTATCGGACCTAAAGGAAGCTGTAGCGACCTATTGTAGCAGAGTAGGAGAGAAACTGAGAGTCCAGCATAGCTGTGCCAGTATGGTTACTGTATATATAAGAACAAATCGTTTTAACAGTAAAGCTGAACAATATGCAAATGCCTTAGCCCTGCATTTGCCTGTACCTACTGATAGTACTCCGGAACTCATTAGTTATGCTTTCAAAGCATTGGAAAAAATTTATCGCGATGGCTTGAATTATAAGAAGGCAGGGGTTTTAGTACAAGGACTTGTACCTTCTTACCGGTGTCAGCAACATTTATTTGATGAAGTAAATAGGACAAAACACCATAAAGCTATGTTGGTAATGGATAAAATTAACCGTAAGTACGGACGCTTTAAGTTACGTTCTGCTTCTATGGGATTTAAAAGTTGTGGTGAGACGAATCAGGGAAGACTTTCTAAAAAATACACCTCAAATTGGAGTGATATTTTGGAAGTATATGCTTAA
- the umuD gene encoding translesion error-prone DNA polymerase V autoproteolytic subunit has protein sequence MNRNDSNNHMLTLELFSADISEILTLPFFESDIPAGHPAPADNRVVLKLDLNQHLIKHPAATFYARVRGEKMEELDLDDGDILVVDRALTPRENDIVVCKVDEYFTVKRIHLLEKRENLCVEDEALYMLYTIEDETLNICGVVTYIIHKP, from the coding sequence ATGAATAGAAATGATAGTAATAATCATATGCTAACGCTGGAGCTATTTTCAGCTGATATTTCTGAAATACTTACACTACCATTTTTTGAATCTGATATTCCTGCAGGTCATCCTGCTCCTGCAGACAATCGTGTGGTGTTAAAGTTAGATCTTAATCAACATCTGATCAAACATCCGGCCGCTACCTTTTATGCCCGTGTGAGAGGAGAAAAAATGGAAGAACTTGATTTAGATGATGGTGATATTCTGGTTGTTGACCGTGCCCTGACACCTAGAGAAAATGATATAGTAGTCTGTAAGGTTGATGAGTATTTTACAGTAAAAAGAATTCATTTGTTAGAAAAGAGGGAAAACTTATGTGTTGAAGATGAAGCTTTGTACATGTTGTACACTATCGAAGATGAAACTTTGAATATCTGTGGCGTAGTGACCTACATTATACATAAACCTTAG